TCCATCTGGCCACCTCCCCTTCCGGACTGCGGCTCGCCGTCAAGGTCGTGCACGGACAGTACGCGGAGGACCCGGAGTTCAGGGCCCGGTTCCGCCAGGAGGTCGCGGCCGCCCGCCGGGTGAGCGGCGCCTTCACCGCGCCCGTCGTGGACGCCGACCCCGATGCCGTACGCCCCTGGATGGCGACGCTGTACGTCCCCGGCCCCACCCTCGCCGACCAGGTGAAGCGGAACGGGCCCCTCTCCCCCGCCGAGCTGCGCCGGCTGACCGCAGGGCTCGCGGAGGCCCTGCGCGACATCCACCGGGCCGGTGTGGTCCACCGGGACCTCAAGCCGAGCAACGTCCTGCTCACCGACACCGGACCGAAGGTCATCGACTTCGGCATCTCCCGGCCGGTGGACAGCGATCTCCACACGGAGACGGGGAAGTTGATCGGGTCGCCGCCCTTCATGGCGCCCGAACAGTTCCAGCGTCCGCGCGAGGTCGGACCGGCGGCGGACGTGTTCGCCCTCGGGTCCGTCCTCGTGCACGCCGCGACCGGACACGGCCCGTTCGACTCCGACAGTCCCTACATCGTCGCGTACCAAGTCGTGCACGACGAGCCCGATCTGACGGGCGTTCCGGCCGACCTCACCCCGCTCGTCGCACGCTGCCTCGCCAAGGAACCGGCGGAACGTCCGACTCCGGGCGAGATCATGACCGCCCTGCTGCCGCCCTCGTACGAGGCGGCGGCCTTCATACCGTCACAGCGGCGGGCCCCTGTCCTGCCCACCCCCGCGCCTCGGTCTCCGGGCTCCTGGGACGCGGACACTCCCGTACGCGTGACCACGGAGCAGCCCCGGCGTCGACGGCCGCCCCGCTGGCCCGTCACGGCCACCGCGCTCCTCGTGCTGGCCGGGGTCGGTGCCTTCGCCGCCGTCCAGTTCAGCGGCGATGGCGCCCACACACGCGACCCGCACAAGGCCCCGGTGGCCAAGGCCTTCGCCGGATGGCAGACCCCGCTGCAGAAGGACGGCGATACCGTCGCACCCGCCTGCGGATACATCGCCGACGCACTCTTCTGCTCGGGCCGGGGCATCGCCATCGCACGGGTCGATCCCGGGGCCGGCCGCGTGCTGTGGTCACAGCCGGCCGCCGACAGCGAGAACTTCTCCGCGCCTGCGCCGATGTCCGGCGGCCTGATCGGCGTCAGCTCTGCTGACCGCGGACTCCGGACGTACGAAACCGACGGCAATCCCGGCTGGTACATGAAGGGCGCCGAACACGACTCCAACGTGCGGTTCGCCGACGAGACCGTCCTGTTCGCCGGGGGATCGGGAAGGCTGAAGGCAGTCGCAGCCGCCACGGGGGAGCAGCGCTGGAGCCACAGTCTGCAGGGGCACTCGGAGCCGCGCTTCGGCCCGTACGACCCCGTCTCCGATCTGTTGCCGGTCTTCGAAGCATCCTCCGGAGCATCCGGTCGCGCACACACCCTGATCAGCGCCTTGCGGCCGCTGAGCGGTGAGATCGCCTGGCAGAAGCGTCTGGACGGAGATCTCGTCCCCGTGGGCACAGGAGCCGACGGTGTGCTGGTCCTGCGGTCCGCGAACCGCGACTCGCGCACCGACGCCGTCGTTCTGTACGACCCCGCCAAGCGGTCCGCTCGCCGGATCCCCGTGCCCTCCCTGATGGACGAACCCAAGGTCGCCGTTCGGGGCACCACCGTCTATCTGCTGACGCCGACGGGCCAGCTCATCGCCCTGGACACCGCCTCTCCCGGCGGCCGCGTGCT
The DNA window shown above is from Streptomyces vietnamensis and carries:
- a CDS encoding serine/threonine-protein kinase, whose protein sequence is MPPLRSTGADRDAEGPEYAGEYRLQACLGAGGMGVVHLATSPSGLRLAVKVVHGQYAEDPEFRARFRQEVAAARRVSGAFTAPVVDADPDAVRPWMATLYVPGPTLADQVKRNGPLSPAELRRLTAGLAEALRDIHRAGVVHRDLKPSNVLLTDTGPKVIDFGISRPVDSDLHTETGKLIGSPPFMAPEQFQRPREVGPAADVFALGSVLVHAATGHGPFDSDSPYIVAYQVVHDEPDLTGVPADLTPLVARCLAKEPAERPTPGEIMTALLPPSYEAAAFIPSQRRAPVLPTPAPRSPGSWDADTPVRVTTEQPRRRRPPRWPVTATALLVLAGVGAFAAVQFSGDGAHTRDPHKAPVAKAFAGWQTPLQKDGDTVAPACGYIADALFCSGRGIAIARVDPGAGRVLWSQPAADSENFSAPAPMSGGLIGVSSADRGLRTYETDGNPGWYMKGAEHDSNVRFADETVLFAGGSGRLKAVAAATGEQRWSHSLQGHSEPRFGPYDPVSDLLPVFEASSGASGRAHTLISALRPLSGEIAWQKRLDGDLVPVGTGADGVLVLRSANRDSRTDAVVLYDPAKRSARRIPVPSLMDEPKVAVRGTTVYLLTPTGQLIALDTASPGGRVLWTLETAAGTVSVPVVGPGDRLYFSASDGRLLAVDTARGALLGQTGPRLRDGRLGYATTIPAPVVAGDRVFGTAPDGSVFAVDARDPAAW